DNA from Chloracidobacterium sp.:
CACGTGTTTGATTGTTGTTGATTGATCGCGAGGCTTTTCTGAGAAGGTCATGTTCTATTCCCTCAAAACACAATCCAATCCGATCGCCGGGCATAAAATCCGGGACGGAGTGTGAGGAGGTTCCGCGGCACACGTCTTGCATCTGCCTATTCACCGAGCAAACACAGATCGAGAAATTCGAAACGTGCTAGATAATTTTGTTTACATTTGCGTGTCGTAAGTTGTATAACAGTCAATACTTAAGCAGAACAGGAATTCAATGGCCGGTTGGAAAGAAGGTAACGTTTCTAACCTCTAAAAAAGCGTCTCTACGAATAATGTCAGTTATCGATAAGAACGTTGGATAACGCCATTTGTTTAATATGATCTTGTTATAACGAGTCCGGTAAAGGGAATTAAAATTGTGGATAACCCGATCCTTTCCAAGTTGCAAACTTCACCAGGCGATCCGCCGAGTGGGTCTGACGGTGCGCTTGATCGGGAGGGCTTTTTTGCAGAATCGTTAAAGCTGATTCGCAAAGTAATCGCTGGTCGTAGATCCGTTCTGGCCGATGACGTGCCGGATATTTCGCAGGAGGCTGCGTTAAGGCTTTGGAAGTGGCTCACGAAGTTTGAGGACAAAAGCTCACGAATGGCAGAAGCCGATTGGAAGTCCTTCACCGCGCGTACTGCTCACAACGAAGTAAATCGAAACCTCTCAAATCGAAACAAACGGATCGAGACATCTCTCGATGAAACCGAGGCTCTCGGTACCGAGCTAGATGCTTCGTCCGCAGAGACTTTTGTTTTGGTCAAAACGGTCTGGCAAGGTATTTGCAGGCTGAGTCTTTATCAACGCCAAGCGCTTATTTTCAATTCGGTAGATCTCGTGCTTTATCTTTTCCAATTTGGAATCGAAGAGAATGAACTGTTAGCAAAGCTCGAACTGACAAGGGAGTCTTGGGAAAGGATTTTAGCACGAATGCCTCTAACCGATATTGAAATCGCTGAGATAGCAAACCCGAATTCGGCCAATGGCCCAAAGATTGGCAACCGCAGGCGGTTAAGAAGGCAGATTTGACGCTCGCAAGAGACTTAAGGAGTTGATGAAATAAATGAATCAAGATCACTTATCAGCTGCTGAGGTCGCCATGTTTCGGGAAGACAGTTTTTCCTCGCGATCGATTGAGATCGGCCGACATCTTCTCGCCTGCAAAGAATGTCGAGCAAAATTACCATCGGTAACGCCGCAGGAGTTCCGGGACTGTGTTCTCGGTGCCGACGGTTCACGACTGGATGAATCTGAACACAAATCCCGATTTTTCAATTTACCGGTGTTGTCCGTCGCTAGAGTGACTGCTTTTGCAGGATTCGCAATTCTGCTTCTGGCCGGAATCTATTTTGTTGGTGTTCAACAGTTCGGTACGTCGAATACTGTTGCAAAAGCGAGAATAACCCAGCCACGAATGATTTGAATCCAGTCAACGACACTGTTGCCAATCAGACAACCCGTGAGAAGGAGCAGTTACCGACAAAGAGTGTGGACGTGCCAAAAAGAGATTCGAGGCCCAAGCCCCTTTGCCAAAACCGATCCAAGGAAAGTGGCGGGCGTTCGCAAGCAACCAAAGTTTACAACGCCGAAACTGCGGAAGCGAAAATCTGCTCGGGCGGGGCCACGATCAATCTTGAATCCAAATCCGATGGGAAAGAGGTCTTTCTCAAATGGAATTCTGTAAAGGGGCCGAGTCCTACGACATTTACATTTCAGGACCCTCGATGAGAACCTGATCAGACCATTTCGAGTCAAAATCTCAAACATATTACCGTTTGACGGTGAAGCTCGATCCGAAAGCCCTATCGCTGGAAGCTGATCATTACGCTAAAGAACGGCAAAGATCGTTGGTCCGCCCAAATTCTTACTTCGGGAACGCACGGAAGACGCCCTAAGATCGGGGGGCAAGGAAAAACAACGAGGGTCGTTTGAATTGCGGTGCGTGGAATCAAAATGAACAGAATAAATCACAACCAAATGAAGATTCAGACGCTGGCGGTCATCCTTTCTTGCTTGCTCATCTCAGTACACGGCCAGCAGTCTGACGATTTTCCAGTGCCAGCTAGCTTCCAATCAGAGGGTATTCCGCGCATCAAGAACGACGATGTTAAGCACCTTTTCTTTGAACCATCTGCGATAAAGAGCAATTTGATCTGGGACGTCGATCGAACCGCTCGCAAATTACTTGTCACCGATGAAAAGAACGCCATCTACTCTGTGGATTCTCCTTTGTCCGCGCCAAGGTTGGCCCTCGACGGAAGGGTGCCAAGCACTCTACGGGTAAATCCGACTTCGTCGGTTGTTGCCTTCAACAATGACAAGGAAGATCCA
Protein-coding regions in this window:
- a CDS encoding sigma-70 family RNA polymerase sigma factor — its product is MDNPILSKLQTSPGDPPSGSDGALDREGFFAESLKLIRKVIAGRRSVLADDVPDISQEAALRLWKWLTKFEDKSSRMAEADWKSFTARTAHNEVNRNLSNRNKRIETSLDETEALGTELDASSAETFVLVKTVWQGICRLSLYQRQALIFNSVDLVLYLFQFGIEENELLAKLELTRESWERILARMPLTDIEIAEIANPNSANGPKIGNRRRLRRQI